Below is a window of Microcoleus sp. bin38.metabat.b11b12b14.051 DNA.
TTTGGAGTGCAGCTAAAATGGCAAGGTGATGGTGAAACTGGTGTTCCCAATTTATTTAAATGTGCAGTTCATGCTTGGAGTAAACTTTTAATACCAGGTGTCGCAGCATGAGTAAAGGTTTTGTTGGTGTTCGATCGCGTTTGTCAGCAGATGAAGTCAAAAAGTTGCTAGAAAAGTTAGCAACTGAGGAAAGTTACTATTTTGTGCGATCGCCCCACGCAGTCAGTGGCATTTGCAGGAAACTGCCCGATGAGTTTTCTCTGGGCTTTGAAGGGCAAATGTTTAATAGCGATCGAGAATTACGCTGGAAAAAGCAGGGAAGTGTATATGAAGCGTTACTCCTGAGTGGGGTTCCAGCCGATTTAGAGGGATTTGAGGCGATCGGCAAAAATTGGGAATATTGCGATCGCGCTGCTTACTTTCATGACCCTAACGAACCCAAATTTCCTAAAAGTTTTGTCTATAAAGGAAAAAATGATGAGAACATTAAATCTAAAAATATTAACATAGGTCAGCGATACTTTCAAGAAAAAAGCACTGCCACTGTTCATTTTGTCGCCCTCACCATCAGGAGTAAAAATGACTAATAATTCCCTACCAAAACCCCGACGTTCTACACCCCCGCCTCCAAGCAGCCAGGTTTCTAATAATTATGCGGGTGAAATGCTAGGGCCTAAGCCTTATGAATTAATTAGTTTTCCCAAAGAACGACCGCCCAAAAAAGCTCCTGCTGGACATCACAAATATTTGGGCGATCGCCTGCACGGAACTTTGTTTATAACTTTGAAAGTTCAGACTACCTTACACGTGTCAACAGGTGTGGTTGTTATGGGTAGCGACATCAGCAGTCGTGTGCCTTTAATCAAAACAATGGTTCAAAATATTGACCAAAAACTATCAATTCAAGGCAGTTCTCTCAAAGGCTGCATTCGGTCAGCTTATGAAGCCATTACTAATAGCACTTTAGCAGTAATTACAGGAAGATATAAAGATAAAATTCCGGTCGATCGCCTGCCTTGTAAAAATAAACAAGAAGTCTGTCCAGCAAGTCAAGTATTTGGGGCTTTGGACTGGCAAGGGTTGATAGAGTTTAGCGATGCCAAGTGCGAAAATACAGGCTTTGCGACGGGATTTATGCCATCTTTATATCGTCCCCGTCCCGATCAAAGAGGAGCATATTTTGACGCCAGAGGGAATGTAGCAGGGCGCAAGTTTTATTATCACACGATTCGGGCGATCGACAAAGGTCAAAATCAAGGAATTACCGTTCAGCAAGCGGCTAAAGAGTATACTTTCAAAACCCAGATCCAATTCAAAAACTTAACATCAGCAGAGTTGGGAACGCTTTTGATTGTGTTGGGGCAAGATCCAAAATATGCGATCGCCCTGAAGGTTGGTGGCGGGAAGCCGATCGGCATGGGAACAATGACTGTGGAAGTCACAGCAGCAACGGTTTTGCAGAATAAGGGAGATTTGCGCGATCGCTATTCTTCGTACAATCCTCCTGAATCTGAGAGCATAACTGGTACGAATTTGCAACAGTTTATGCAGAAAAATATTCAAGCTGCTCATTCTAGTTTAGTGCAAGCAACTCAATTGCAACAACTCGCTGAAGTGTTAAAATATCCGACCGATCGCGAACCAGAAGAAATGTATTAAAGATGTCGAATACTGAATTAGTCACAGAATCTTTGACTGAAAGAGAATGGGGAATTGTTCATGCGATCGCGCAAACTCTGGTCAAAGAACAAACCGATGTCAATGAATTGGGAAAGGCGATCGCCTATCTCCGCAATACAGTTAATGAGCCTAATGCGGGAGCAAGATTTTTCAAATACTTAAAAACCTTAGTCAGTAATGGCAGACAAATCGGTCACAGCAAAAAAACATCTGACTATTACCGGAATATTGACGAAGCTTGCACAAAGTATCTTCAAAGCGAACAAACTAATCCGCAGAAGATGCTGGAAATTTTAGGTTGGTCAGCACGTCTGATGAAATATTACAGAGAAGCTGGGCCTATTGAAGAAATTATTGCCCCAGTAGCGGAGTCAGGGCGACAAGCGGAAATTGCTCAATTTATGCAGTCTCAAAAGTTTGAAATTGGTCAAATCTTGGAAGCTAAAGTGACTCAAATCAACGGCAATAAAGTCTCTTATGAAATTTTAAGAACTATCAAGCTGACGCAAAAAGAGCCTAAAAAGGCACAATCTCTCTCTCAAGACCAAGTGGTTCACGTTGAAATTTTAGACCTTAAGGAAGATGGCAGTCTTAGAAAAGTCAAATGCTGTGAATAAAAATATTGAGTTTTGGTAAAGGTAGGATGATTCTGGGGTAGCATTAGTGTTTCCCCTCCTCTCTTCCTACATCTTATACATCTTCCTCGCAAGAGGACTTTTATCGATCGCCCGCGCCGCACCCATTCCACCAAAAGCGATCGCCCTTCACATCCCATAAGGCTAAACTGATCTAAAGTTTAACCACAAAAATTTCTACCCCTTCATGAACATCGCCTATCTAGTCAACCAATACCCCAAAGTCAGCCACAGCTTCGTTCGTAGAGAACTCCTCGCTGTCGAAACCTACGGTATCAAAGTCGGGCGTTACTCGATCAGATCCTGCGAATCCGAACTCGTAGACGGCGCAGACAAACAAGAACAAGAACTCACCAAAGTCATCCTAGGGGCTGGCGTACAGGGCTTAGCGTTGGGTTTGCTTCGCACTGCCGCAACTAGACCAATTCGATTCCTCGAAGCTTTGCGGTTAATGTTCAAAGTGGGCTTACACTCAGAACGGGGGATTTTGCTGCATCTGGCTTATTTCGCAGAAGCTTGCATTCTTTTAAATTGGTTTGCAGAATCGGGTACCACACACGTTCACGCTCACTTCGGCACAAATTCTACAACTGTTGCAATGTTGTGTCGCGTCCTTGGTGGCCCGACTTACAGCTTCACCGTTCACGGCCCCGAAGAATTTGATAAAGCTACACTTCTTTCCTTAGATGAAAAAATTAAACGATCGACCTTTGTAGCAGCAGTCAGTTCCTTCGGCAAAAGTCAGCTCTTTCGGTGGTGCGATCGCGCTTATTGGTCAAAAATCAACGTCATACACTGCGGCGTCGATGCTGCATTTTTAACCGCACCCTACGTCCCCATACCCGCAGCACCCCGCCTAGCCTGCATTGGGAGACTCAGCGAACAAAAAGGTCATTTGCTACTGCTAGAAGCCGCCAGCAAGCTAGCAGTTGAAGGGTTGCAGTTTAAATTGGTATTTGTCGGAGACGGGCCGCTGCGAGCTGAGATTGAACAGCAAATTGCACAACTCGGTCTACAAAACTATATAGAAATTACCGGTTGGGCTAGTGGCGATCGAGTTCAGCAAGAAATTTTAGCTTCCCGTGCAATGGTATTGCCCAGTTTTGCCGAAGGTTTGCCCGTCGTAATTATGGAAGCTCTCGCTCTCAATCGGCCCGTAATTAGCACCTATGTTGCTGGCATCCCGGAGCTCGTAGAACCGGGTGTTTGCGGTTGGTTGGTTCCTCCCGGTTCCGTAGAAGCATTAGCTGTTGCCATGCGAGCGGCATTGGAAGCACCTTTGGAAAGACTAGAAGAAATGGGGAAAATAGGAGCCGAACGGGTTGCTCAACAACATAATGTTGATATAGAGGCAAAGAAATTAGTGGCTCTGTTTCAAGGATCTATTGAACAATCATCATAAGACAAGAAGACCGGGCGGTTAAAACCGCGTCGATACAGACAAAACCCGCCTCCGCGGGTTGAAGACAAAGACGATTGAAACCGCCGAATTATCTTCAGTCCGCGGAGGCGGACTTTGTTTGTGTAGACGCGGTTTCAACCGCCGTCTTATCTTCTTCATTCTTCAGTCCGCGGAGGCGGACTTTGTTTGTGTAGACGCGGTTTTAACCGCCGTCTTATCTTCTTGATTCTTCAGTCCCTCTGAGCTCGGACTTTGTTTGTGTAGACGCGGTTTCAACCGCCGTCTTCTGCGGGCGATTTGTAACTTTTTAAGGAATTGTAACTTTTCAAGGAATTGCAACAGATTTCAACAACTTATCAACAATCGTCTTCGCCTTCCTTCCCCCCGCCGGAATCAACCGGTGAGAAAGTACGTGCGGCGCTAATTCCTTCACATCATCCGGGGTAGCAAAATCCCGCCCCGAAATAAACGCCAAAGCCTGAGATGCCCGGTGCAAAGCCACCGCACCACGTGGACTCACCCCCAGAGTAATCTCTTCATCCTCGCGGGTCGATCGCACCAAATCCACAATATACTGCTTCAAAGAACCTTCCACCTGCACAGCAGCGCACAAACGGCGCAATTCCTGCACCTCTTCCAAAGAAATACAAGGCTGCAAATCCTCAACAGCAAAAGTATCAGACAACCGTTCCAACATTTGCAACTCTTCCAGCGCAGCCGGATAGCCCAACGTCAAAGACAAGGTAAACCGATCCATCTGCGCTTCTGGTAGCGGAAAAGTGCCTTGATATTCGATCGGGTTTTGAGTCGCAATCACAAAAAACGGCGCTGGAACAGTCCGAGAAACCCCATCCACCGTCACCTGCTTTTCTTCCATCACTTCCAGCAAAGCCGACTGAGTTCGCGGCGTCGCCCGATTGATTTCATCAGCCAGCAAAACATTCGCAAAAACTGGGCCTGGCAAAAACTCAAATTTCCCGCTGCTAGGATTCCAAATATTAGTACCGGTGATATCCGTTGGTAACAAATCGGGAGTACACTGAATCCGCTGAAACTTCCCATCGATCGATCGCGCCAAAGACTTCGCTAACAGCGTTTTTCCTACACCTGGCACGTCTTCTAGCAGCGCGTGTCCCCCCGAAAGGACGGCTACCATCACTAAGCGAATAGCGTCTGCTTTGCCGACAATCGTTTTGCCTAGATTTTGTTTGAGCCGCTCAATATGTTCTCTCATATCCCTGATTTCTAATTGTTAATTGCTAGTTGTTAATTGCTTGTTCTGGCATTCCCCGTCTCTCTTAGTTAGGACTTAGTTTTTGTTCGCGTAAATTCAGAGATTTCAATCGCCCAGGCAAAACTAGACTTTTTACAGAATTCTTTGATTAATACAAAAACCGCAGATTTTATGCGGATTAACACAGATGAACGCAGATAAATTCAGGATGGCTTGGGATTTTTGCCAGATGTCTAGTGTACGTCCTAAACTGATGGAGTACGATTTTTTAATCATTAGTAGCTAACACCTTTCTAGCAACATCACAATCTGCCTGAATTTGAGTTTTTAGAGCATCTATAGAATCGAATTTTTGTTCGGGTCGCAAAAATTCTATCAAACTTGCGCTCAAGGTTTGACCGTACAAATCCCCAGACCAATCTAACAGGTGAACTTCTACAGTCATTTGCAGGCCGTTTACCGTCGGGCGGCGACCAACATTCATCACTCCATTTATAAACGATATATTTGGCGATCGATCGCGAATTAGAGATTTGGGATTTTTCCACTTATAGGCGGAACTTTCATCTTCGATGATTCCGGTTCCATCCTTTACCGAAACTCGCACCGCGTACACGCCAAAACATGGCAAAAATTTTTCCGGCGGCAGTTCGATATTAGCAGTTGGAAATCCGATCGTCCTACCCAGCCGCTGTCCGCCCACCACAGTCCCCACTAAACTGTAAGGTCGCCCCAGCAATTTATTCGCTTTTGTGAGGTCGCCGGATGCTAAACCTTCGCGGATGGCGGAACTGCTGATTCGATCGCCCTCAGCGCAATTTTGCAGGGGTATCAGGGCAACATCAATACCGTAACCTGAGGCGATCGACTGCAAATCTACAGCCGTTCCAGCCCGTCCCTGTCCGAACCTAAAATCAACGCCCACGCTAATTCGACTCGCTTGCAGTTGCCGCACCAGAATTTCCTCGACAAACTCAGCAGCAGTCAAAGCGGCCAATTCTCGATCGAACGGTAGCAGCACAAGTTGCTCGACACCCATTGCTGCGAGCAATTCTACCTTTTCGGCCAGAGGTGTCAGCAGTTTTTTCGGTTGACCTGTAAAAAATTCTTGCGGGTGGGGATTGAATGTCACCACAGTACCGTAAAGCCGATCGCCCGCAGCAGTATTTTGACCAGAGAGGCTGTTGCCCTCGGCCCGGGGGTGCGCTATCGAACTATCAAAATTCAGGCGGTTGTCGGCTCTCTCAAGCAGTGCTGCTGAGTCGTTTTCCCATGTCGCCGGATGTTCGCTTTCCCAATTTTCATCTGTGCCAGCCTGTGAGTGCCAGCTTTGATCCGTCTCCGAAACCGTCGCAGAACTTGACCCTGGCGATCGATTTAAAATTGGCTGCACAACTTGTCGGTGCCCTAGGTGCAAACCATCAAAGTTTCCCAAGGCAACGGAAGTTGGAGTCAGAGCAGCGGTAGAAG
It encodes the following:
- a CDS encoding RAMP superfamily CRISPR-associated protein; amino-acid sequence: MTNNSLPKPRRSTPPPPSSQVSNNYAGEMLGPKPYELISFPKERPPKKAPAGHHKYLGDRLHGTLFITLKVQTTLHVSTGVVVMGSDISSRVPLIKTMVQNIDQKLSIQGSSLKGCIRSAYEAITNSTLAVITGRYKDKIPVDRLPCKNKQEVCPASQVFGALDWQGLIEFSDAKCENTGFATGFMPSLYRPRPDQRGAYFDARGNVAGRKFYYHTIRAIDKGQNQGITVQQAAKEYTFKTQIQFKNLTSAELGTLLIVLGQDPKYAIALKVGGGKPIGMGTMTVEVTAATVLQNKGDLRDRYSSYNPPESESITGTNLQQFMQKNIQAAHSSLVQATQLQQLAEVLKYPTDREPEEMY
- a CDS encoding bifunctional riboflavin kinase/FAD synthetase — encoded protein: MWITSSSTAALTPTSVALGNFDGLHLGHRQVVQPILNRSPGSSSATVSETDQSWHSQAGTDENWESEHPATWENDSAALLERADNRLNFDSSIAHPRAEGNSLSGQNTAAGDRLYGTVVTFNPHPQEFFTGQPKKLLTPLAEKVELLAAMGVEQLVLLPFDRELAALTAAEFVEEILVRQLQASRISVGVDFRFGQGRAGTAVDLQSIASGYGIDVALIPLQNCAEGDRISSSAIREGLASGDLTKANKLLGRPYSLVGTVVGGQRLGRTIGFPTANIELPPEKFLPCFGVYAVRVSVKDGTGIIEDESSAYKWKNPKSLIRDRSPNISFINGVMNVGRRPTVNGLQMTVEVHLLDWSGDLYGQTLSASLIEFLRPEQKFDSIDALKTQIQADCDVARKVLATND
- a CDS encoding MoxR family ATPase — translated: MREHIERLKQNLGKTIVGKADAIRLVMVAVLSGGHALLEDVPGVGKTLLAKSLARSIDGKFQRIQCTPDLLPTDITGTNIWNPSSGKFEFLPGPVFANVLLADEINRATPRTQSALLEVMEEKQVTVDGVSRTVPAPFFVIATQNPIEYQGTFPLPEAQMDRFTLSLTLGYPAALEELQMLERLSDTFAVEDLQPCISLEEVQELRRLCAAVQVEGSLKQYIVDLVRSTREDEEITLGVSPRGAVALHRASQALAFISGRDFATPDDVKELAPHVLSHRLIPAGGRKAKTIVDKLLKSVAIP
- a CDS encoding glycosyltransferase yields the protein MNIAYLVNQYPKVSHSFVRRELLAVETYGIKVGRYSIRSCESELVDGADKQEQELTKVILGAGVQGLALGLLRTAATRPIRFLEALRLMFKVGLHSERGILLHLAYFAEACILLNWFAESGTTHVHAHFGTNSTTVAMLCRVLGGPTYSFTVHGPEEFDKATLLSLDEKIKRSTFVAAVSSFGKSQLFRWCDRAYWSKINVIHCGVDAAFLTAPYVPIPAAPRLACIGRLSEQKGHLLLLEAASKLAVEGLQFKLVFVGDGPLRAEIEQQIAQLGLQNYIEITGWASGDRVQQEILASRAMVLPSFAEGLPVVIMEALALNRPVISTYVAGIPELVEPGVCGWLVPPGSVEALAVAMRAALEAPLERLEEMGKIGAERVAQQHNVDIEAKKLVALFQGSIEQSS